From the Nonlabens marinus S1-08 genome, one window contains:
- a CDS encoding outer membrane beta-barrel protein, which produces MKKNYLIPIVLLLTAFCGAQTTQVPGYIIKENGTKSSVYFERSNYNVTPEMIYYATSKGGDLNGYEIDQIEEFGYDDNSVRFKKFKVQVNKSSFKENDASPGKDPVLKKETILLEQIVEGAIDLYAYRTSRNTSYYAAREMQTPELLVYNVYSNSVEGISKNTDYRRTLFEGYGCDSFISSIIADVDYDEKDLTKYILKTNECNGAPAAVFETQSNYKPWSILVGLAVNFNTITADFTTAIRGDAEFGGTSFSPNLRAEYNLDPANNKFTLVGELAYASFNDTAIYFENNQSDFNRQETEAEITYNTLSIGIGPRYYIYASDNLRFYPGVQIQYNSVLSSSELLYDEPARNRVFATDFSFNILAGVEISRKISAEVKLRLRNSFTTANASPAELVGTISSVGLVYRLL; this is translated from the coding sequence TTGAAAAAAAATTACCTCATACCAATAGTTTTATTGTTAACCGCGTTTTGTGGGGCTCAAACGACACAAGTTCCCGGTTACATCATCAAAGAAAACGGAACTAAATCATCCGTTTATTTTGAAAGATCTAATTATAATGTGACTCCTGAAATGATTTATTATGCAACTAGCAAGGGAGGTGATCTTAATGGATATGAGATTGATCAGATTGAGGAATTTGGTTACGATGATAATTCCGTACGATTTAAAAAGTTTAAGGTTCAAGTCAACAAGAGTAGTTTCAAAGAAAATGATGCTTCACCAGGAAAAGACCCAGTATTAAAGAAAGAAACTATCCTCTTAGAACAGATAGTGGAGGGAGCTATTGATCTTTACGCTTACAGAACAAGTAGAAACACCAGCTATTATGCAGCTAGAGAGATGCAGACACCAGAGCTACTTGTCTATAATGTTTATTCAAACAGCGTAGAAGGTATTTCTAAAAACACCGACTACCGAAGAACCCTTTTTGAAGGATACGGTTGTGACAGTTTCATTTCGTCCATCATTGCAGATGTGGATTATGATGAGAAGGATCTGACAAAATATATTTTAAAGACTAATGAATGTAACGGTGCACCAGCTGCTGTCTTCGAAACGCAGAGCAATTACAAGCCTTGGTCTATACTCGTTGGGCTTGCAGTCAATTTTAATACAATCACGGCAGACTTCACAACAGCCATTAGAGGTGACGCAGAATTTGGCGGGACCAGTTTTTCACCTAATTTGAGAGCTGAATATAACCTTGACCCGGCTAACAACAAGTTTACTTTAGTGGGGGAACTAGCTTATGCATCATTCAATGATACTGCTATATATTTTGAGAATAATCAATCAGATTTTAATAGACAAGAAACAGAAGCGGAGATAACATATAATACTTTGAGTATAGGTATTGGTCCTCGATATTACATTTATGCTAGCGACAATTTAAGATTTTATCCTGGCGTGCAAATTCAATATAACTCGGTTTTGAGTTCTTCAGAATTATTATATGATGAACCTGCTAGAAATAGGGTTTTCGCGACAGATTTTAGTTTCAATATTTTAGCTGGAGTTGAAATAAGTAGAAAAATAAGCGCTGAAGTGAAATTGCGTTTACGAAACAGTTTTACGACAGCA
- the rimO gene encoding 30S ribosomal protein S12 methylthiotransferase RimO, which yields MRTKSRKKNRINVITLGCSKNVYDSEVLMGQLKASGKDVVHEEEGNIVVINTCGFIDNAKEESVNTILDFVDRKSRGEVDQVFVSGCLSERYKPDLQKEIPDVDQYFGTTELPSLLKALGADYKHELIGERVTTTPKNYAYFKIAEGCDRPCSFCAIPLMRGGHKSTPIEHLVIEAEKLAAKGVKELILIAQDLTYYGLDLYKKRRLADLLKELAKVEGIEWIRMHYAFPTGFPVDVLDVMNEEPKVCNYLDIPLQHISTPVLKSMRRGTTFEKTNALLDRFRESVPQMSIRTTLIVGYPGETEEDFEILKQWVKDQRFERMGCFTYSHEENTHAYNLEDDVPAEVKQERANEIMEIQSQISWELNQQKIGQQFKVMIDRKRGNHFVGRTEFDSPDVDNEVLIDAGHHYCSVGEFINVEIVDAEDFDLYAVPVA from the coding sequence ATGAGAACAAAATCAAGAAAGAAGAATCGTATCAATGTCATCACCTTAGGATGTTCTAAGAATGTCTATGACAGTGAAGTGTTGATGGGGCAACTGAAAGCCAGTGGTAAAGACGTGGTCCATGAGGAAGAAGGCAACATTGTCGTGATCAACACCTGTGGGTTTATTGACAATGCCAAAGAAGAATCTGTCAATACCATCCTTGATTTTGTAGACCGCAAGAGCCGCGGTGAGGTAGATCAAGTATTTGTATCGGGTTGTTTGTCAGAACGCTACAAGCCAGATCTTCAAAAAGAAATCCCAGATGTAGACCAGTATTTTGGAACTACAGAATTACCTTCTTTACTTAAAGCGTTAGGTGCAGACTATAAACATGAACTCATAGGCGAGCGTGTCACTACAACACCAAAGAATTACGCGTACTTCAAGATTGCTGAAGGTTGCGATAGACCTTGTTCCTTTTGTGCGATTCCCCTAATGCGTGGTGGTCACAAGAGTACACCTATAGAGCATTTGGTCATCGAGGCAGAAAAACTAGCTGCTAAAGGTGTTAAGGAATTGATTCTCATCGCTCAGGATTTGACCTATTACGGTTTAGATCTCTATAAAAAACGCCGCCTTGCAGATCTTTTGAAAGAATTGGCTAAAGTGGAAGGCATCGAATGGATCCGCATGCATTATGCGTTTCCAACTGGGTTTCCTGTTGATGTTCTCGATGTGATGAATGAGGAACCTAAGGTTTGTAATTATCTAGATATACCACTGCAGCACATTTCTACGCCAGTTCTAAAATCCATGCGACGTGGAACTACCTTTGAGAAGACGAATGCGTTGCTGGATCGCTTTCGCGAAAGCGTACCACAAATGTCCATAAGAACAACCTTGATTGTAGGTTATCCAGGAGAAACCGAAGAGGATTTTGAGATTTTAAAGCAATGGGTCAAAGACCAACGCTTTGAACGTATGGGCTGTTTTACTTATTCTCATGAAGAGAATACACATGCTTACAACCTAGAAGACGACGTTCCTGCGGAAGTTAAGCAAGAACGTGCTAATGAAATCATGGAAATTCAATCTCAAATCTCTTGGGAGCTGAATCAGCAAAAAATTGGACAACAGTTTAAGGTGATGATCGATCGCAAACGTGGAAACCATTTTGTAGGTCGAACCGAGTTTGATAGTCCTGATGTGGATAATGAGGTTCTAATAGATGCGGGTCATCACTATTGTAGCGTTGGGGAGTTTATCAATGTTGAAATAGTGGATGCTGAAGACTTTGACCTGTATGCAGTACCTGTAGCTTAA
- a CDS encoding immunoglobulin-like domain-containing protein has translation MIKNYSNKFCLLLGLLFMFAFAKAQNSNGSIDAPGDIAIVAYHNDDDGFSFILLDDAPSNTTIVFTDEEWDGSAFVSPTSEGDVTWTNNTGATISIGTVIIIQDADDNGLGIQANQGTATESDSGFNMNALSEQLYALIGTRTNPQIFLTFYGDLTGGAATTLTGTGLVDGQTAQGAPNGNIEGYYTGPTSCNGTAAQCAAQFNDTSNWTNGDFNYPVAVQTMYSGSVFAPAVTEPTVPTLSVSPSSVCVGETSEITISGSLNDATQWVVYTGSCGGTPIATTTGSTISVTPSSPSTTYYVRGEGGSATPGSCGFITVNTTAADDASFSYSAAAFCVSDTDPTPTITGLAGGAFSSTAGLSIISLTGTIDVSASTPGTYTVTYTTTGSCPNSATASVTINALDDATFAYSEASYCPNGTDPIPTVTGLAGGSFSSSTGLTLDTSTGKIDLDTSTIGNYTVSYTTNGSCPNTFDFDIAIEDTVAPVPDAATLTDVTAECEITSLVAPTATDNCGGTVTVTNNATLPITTQGTTVVTWSYDDGNGNIAFQNQNIIIDDVTAPVITLNGNSSEVVLRGSSYTDAGVSVSDNCQINVADVVVGGDTVDINTAGTYVITYNINDIGLNAANEVTRTVIVDAPPTLNSVVISSNNSDSAFAKAGETISLNFEAREDLQNSPLVTIAGQTATVAQGASPQNWTATYTVPNIATLDQTALPDGIVGFTIDYTDLAGFAGSQITETTDDSKVTIRRTPPTVVTQDITVMLDADGSASITPQDIDDGSSVSSCVEGMNYGGAVVKIGDDGGQLGGASSTFIGAVSNGYPMVINSVPANRQSSAAFDGLKVRAGDYVVLRVDASSPARAGGSPFYRRSGTVVWAGYNPNSTFAAQSEMLIVQDGKNTGDLIDFDQEFDLRLRFNGSFFRSNGSLFDDFSTPRGLNASLVSGDLGTTNPCMITSFSLDQETFNCSDVGANTVTLTATDNVGNTASQTATVTVVDDLPPVPDVALLADINAECEVTSLTAPTATDNCGGMVTVTNNATLPITGEGTSTLITWSFEDQYGNISTQTQNIIIDDVTAPVPDVVTLSDVTAECSITTLIAPTATDNCVSVVTVTNDATLPITAQGTTVVTWSYDDGNGNVSTQTQNVVIDDVTAPVPDVVTLDDVTAQCSVTTLVAPTATDNCGGVVTVTNDAVLPITAQGTTVVTWSYDDGNGNVSTQTQNVVIDDVTAPVPVVVALADITAQCSVTALVAPTATDNCGAMVTVTNDATLPITAQGATVVTWSYDDGNGNVSTQTQNVIVDDVTAPVPDEVTLADVTAECSITTLVAPTATDNCSGLVTVTNDATLPITAQGTTVVTWSYDDGNGNLSTQTQNIVIDDIIAPVPDVVTLADVTAECSVTTLAAPTATDNCAGLVTVTNDATLPITTQGTTVVTWSYEDGNGNLSTQMQNVIIDDVTAPVPDVTTLADVTAECSITTLVAPTATDNCGGLITVSNDATLPITTQGTTVVTWSFDDGNGNVSTQTQNVIIDDMTAPIPDVVTLDYITAECSITTLVAPTATDNCGAVVTVTNDANLPITAQGTTVVTWSYDDGNGNISTQTQNVVIDDVTAPVSDLVTLADVTAECSITTLVAPTATDNCSGTITVTNDAILPITAQGTTVVTWSYDDGNGNINTQTQNVVIDDVTAPVPDVVTLTDVTAECSITTLVAPTATDNCGGVVTVTNDATLPITVQGTTVVTWSYDDRNGNVSTQTQNVIIDDVTAPIPDVVTLDDVVAQCSITTLAAPTATDNCGGTVAVTNDAVFPIEMVGTTVVTWTYDDGNGNTTTQTQNMIIAGSDIENATLADATFVYDGSVRSLDVENIPADATVTYTNNDQTEAGTYIVTAIITSSSADCPQVIIDAVLTIEQAEQTITFDALERRRLSTDPDFQLNATSSSGLDIEYSFVPLTNPAAATVSSIGFVSLEAEGFVEIIASQSGDNNYLPAMPVAQELEVYLYRETTIESITINNETFTNPDTDIYYLIDCDNSISSVDVEVESNTGATFSTGESFSIATPDPRLYRRAIIVTAENGRDTRTFNLVIEKRFVFDAIVEQKYGNTLVVNNNPANNGGYSFVAYQWFKNGRQVGTDQFFSEGDNASDQLDPNATYMVRMTLPNGDVLQTCESTLDLGNTFSFRILQNPVVEQQLKLMADYPEQDLIDAQYNIFDQNGRLVKSVESSTRETVINLSDNLPVGVYRVILKSSRIDKYLNFIKQ, from the coding sequence ATGATTAAAAATTACTCAAACAAGTTTTGCTTGCTTTTAGGGCTGCTATTTATGTTCGCTTTCGCGAAAGCGCAAAACAGCAACGGATCTATAGACGCCCCAGGCGATATTGCCATTGTAGCCTATCACAATGATGATGATGGATTTTCCTTCATACTGCTTGACGATGCTCCATCCAACACCACCATAGTATTTACTGATGAAGAATGGGATGGCAGTGCCTTTGTAAGTCCTACCAGTGAAGGTGATGTAACCTGGACCAATAATACAGGCGCAACCATCTCGATAGGAACCGTCATCATTATTCAAGATGCAGATGATAATGGTCTTGGCATTCAAGCCAATCAAGGTACTGCTACAGAGTCAGATTCTGGTTTCAACATGAATGCCTTATCTGAGCAACTTTATGCTCTTATAGGTACCAGGACCAATCCTCAAATTTTTCTTACTTTCTATGGTGATTTAACTGGCGGTGCGGCCACGACCTTGACTGGTACAGGGCTGGTGGACGGACAAACCGCTCAAGGAGCTCCCAATGGCAATATTGAAGGATATTATACCGGTCCTACAAGCTGTAATGGAACGGCGGCACAATGTGCTGCGCAATTTAATGATACTAGCAATTGGACCAATGGAGATTTTAACTATCCAGTCGCAGTACAAACCATGTATTCTGGTAGCGTATTTGCTCCAGCAGTGACTGAACCTACAGTTCCTACACTAAGTGTAAGTCCTTCTAGTGTTTGTGTAGGGGAAACATCAGAAATTACGATTTCTGGTTCCTTGAACGATGCTACACAGTGGGTTGTATATACCGGTTCCTGTGGGGGCACACCAATCGCGACCACTACTGGAAGTACTATTTCAGTAACACCTTCCTCACCATCCACAACGTATTATGTAAGAGGTGAAGGTGGTAGCGCTACTCCAGGCTCTTGCGGTTTTATAACTGTCAACACCACAGCCGCAGATGATGCAAGCTTCTCCTATAGTGCTGCTGCATTTTGCGTGAGTGATACTGATCCAACACCAACTATTACTGGACTTGCTGGTGGAGCTTTTAGTTCTACTGCTGGTCTTTCTATTATTAGTTTGACTGGTACTATAGATGTTTCTGCTTCTACGCCTGGGACTTATACAGTAACATATACCACTACAGGAAGTTGTCCGAACAGTGCGACGGCTTCTGTAACCATCAACGCTTTAGACGATGCAACATTTGCATACAGCGAAGCATCCTATTGTCCTAATGGAACTGATCCAATCCCTACCGTCACAGGTCTGGCAGGTGGATCGTTTTCCTCCAGTACCGGTTTAACACTTGATACTAGCACTGGAAAAATTGACCTGGATACATCAACTATTGGAAACTATACTGTCTCCTATACCACTAACGGAAGTTGTCCAAATACTTTTGATTTTGATATTGCAATAGAAGATACTGTGGCACCTGTACCCGATGCAGCAACGCTAACGGATGTAACGGCAGAATGCGAAATCACTAGCCTGGTGGCACCAACTGCCACCGATAACTGTGGCGGAACAGTAACTGTAACTAACAATGCTACGTTACCAATCACGACTCAAGGAACTACGGTTGTTACTTGGTCTTATGACGATGGAAACGGGAATATCGCATTCCAAAATCAAAATATCATTATTGATGATGTAACCGCTCCAGTAATCACTCTTAATGGGAACTCTTCAGAAGTTGTTTTACGAGGTTCTTCTTATACAGATGCTGGAGTTAGCGTTAGTGACAATTGTCAGATTAATGTAGCAGATGTTGTTGTAGGCGGTGATACTGTTGACATCAACACAGCTGGAACTTATGTAATCACCTATAACATTAATGATATAGGACTTAATGCAGCTAACGAGGTAACACGTACGGTAATTGTGGATGCGCCTCCTACATTGAATTCTGTTGTTATCAGTAGTAATAATAGTGATTCCGCTTTCGCGAAAGCGGGAGAAACCATCAGCCTCAACTTTGAAGCTAGGGAAGATTTGCAAAACAGCCCATTGGTAACTATTGCAGGTCAAACGGCAACCGTAGCCCAAGGCGCAAGTCCACAAAACTGGACAGCTACTTATACGGTTCCAAATATCGCTACACTGGATCAAACCGCTCTACCTGATGGTATCGTTGGGTTTACTATCGATTATACCGATTTGGCTGGGTTTGCAGGATCACAAATCACAGAAACAACAGATGACAGCAAAGTGACCATACGTAGAACTCCACCTACCGTAGTCACTCAGGATATTACCGTAATGCTGGATGCTGATGGTAGTGCCTCCATCACACCTCAGGATATTGACGATGGCTCTAGTGTATCATCATGTGTAGAAGGAATGAATTATGGGGGCGCAGTTGTGAAAATAGGAGATGACGGCGGCCAGCTAGGTGGTGCTTCCAGTACATTTATAGGAGCGGTATCCAATGGGTATCCTATGGTCATTAACTCGGTACCAGCAAATAGACAATCCAGTGCTGCTTTTGATGGATTAAAAGTAAGAGCGGGTGACTATGTAGTTTTACGAGTGGATGCTTCGAGTCCTGCTCGTGCTGGTGGCTCACCATTTTATCGCAGGTCGGGAACAGTTGTTTGGGCAGGCTACAATCCTAATAGTACTTTTGCCGCACAGAGTGAAATGCTGATTGTACAAGATGGAAAAAATACGGGCGATCTCATTGATTTTGATCAAGAATTCGATTTGAGATTGCGATTTAATGGTAGCTTTTTTAGAAGTAATGGCAGTTTATTTGATGATTTTTCAACGCCAAGAGGTTTGAATGCCAGCCTAGTTTCTGGTGATTTAGGAACCACCAATCCATGTATGATTACTTCTTTTAGCTTGGATCAAGAAACATTTAATTGTAGTGATGTAGGCGCTAATACGGTAACGCTTACAGCTACTGATAATGTAGGAAATACGGCATCGCAAACAGCTACCGTGACGGTGGTTGATGATTTGCCGCCAGTACCAGATGTCGCTTTACTAGCAGATATTAATGCCGAGTGCGAAGTGACTTCGCTTACTGCACCAACAGCTACGGACAATTGTGGCGGAATGGTCACGGTTACTAATAATGCAACACTACCTATCACAGGTGAAGGAACTTCTACGTTGATTACCTGGTCTTTTGAAGATCAATATGGAAATATTAGCACACAGACGCAGAATATAATTATTGATGATGTTACTGCTCCAGTACCTGATGTGGTAACCTTATCTGATGTCACAGCAGAGTGTTCAATAACCACACTAATTGCTCCAACAGCAACTGATAATTGTGTTAGTGTGGTTACGGTAACGAATGATGCTACTTTACCCATCACCGCTCAAGGAACTACAGTGGTTACTTGGTCTTATGACGATGGCAATGGAAACGTGAGTACGCAAACGCAAAATGTTGTGATTGATGATGTGACAGCTCCGGTACCTGATGTGGTTACTCTTGATGATGTAACGGCACAATGTTCTGTAACAACTCTAGTTGCTCCTACGGCAACCGATAATTGTGGTGGTGTGGTTACGGTAACAAATGATGCTGTTTTACCTATCACGGCTCAAGGAACTACGGTTGTAACTTGGTCTTATGACGATGGCAATGGAAACGTGAGTACGCAAACGCAAAATGTTGTGATTGATGATGTGACAGCACCAGTACCTGTTGTAGTGGCTTTAGCAGATATCACCGCACAGTGTTCCGTAACCGCATTGGTTGCTCCAACAGCAACCGATAATTGTGGTGCTATGGTTACAGTAACGAATGATGCTACTCTACCCATCACTGCTCAAGGAGCTACAGTGGTTACTTGGTCTTATGACGATGGTAATGGAAACGTGAGTACACAGACGCAAAACGTAATCGTTGATGATGTGACGGCACCGGTACCTGATGAGGTCACCTTGGCAGATGTCACAGCAGAGTGCTCCATAACGACTCTTGTCGCTCCAACAGCTACGGATAACTGTAGTGGATTGGTTACTGTTACCAACGATGCTACTTTACCTATCACCGCTCAAGGAACTACAGTGGTTACTTGGTCTTATGACGATGGTAATGGAAACTTGAGTACACAAACGCAAAATATTGTGATTGATGATATAATCGCTCCAGTACCTGATGTGGTGACCTTGGCAGATGTCACAGCAGAATGTTCTGTAACGACTCTTGCTGCTCCAACGGCAACTGATAACTGTGCTGGATTGGTTACTGTTACCAATGACGCTACTTTGCCTATCACAACTCAAGGAACAACAGTGGTTACTTGGTCTTATGAAGATGGTAATGGAAACTTGAGTACACAGATGCAAAACGTAATCATTGATGATGTGACGGCTCCAGTACCTGATGTAACAACGCTTGCAGATGTCACAGCAGAGTGTTCCATAACAACCCTTGTTGCTCCAACAGCTACAGATAACTGTGGCGGATTGATTACAGTCTCCAACGATGCTACATTACCTATCACAACTCAAGGAACTACGGTTGTAACTTGGTCATTTGATGATGGAAATGGTAATGTAAGTACGCAAACACAAAATGTGATCATTGATGACATGACTGCTCCAATTCCAGATGTGGTTACTCTTGATTATATAACAGCAGAATGTTCAATAACTACACTTGTTGCTCCAACAGCAACCGATAATTGTGGTGCTGTGGTTACAGTAACGAATGATGCTAATCTACCCATCACTGCTCAAGGAACTACAGTGGTTACTTGGTCTTATGACGATGGTAATGGAAATATTAGTACACAAACGCAGAATGTAGTTATTGATGATGTCACAGCACCAGTATCTGATTTGGTGACCTTGGCAGATGTCACAGCAGAGTGTTCAATAACTACACTTGTTGCTCCAACCGCAACTGATAATTGCAGTGGTACGATTACGGTAACTAACGATGCTATTTTACCAATCACTGCCCAAGGAACTACAGTGGTTACTTGGTCTTATGATGACGGCAATGGAAACATTAATACCCAAACGCAAAATGTTGTGATTGATGATGTGACGGCTCCGGTACCTGATGTGGTGACCTTGACAGATGTCACAGCAGAATGTTCAATAACTACGCTTGTTGCTCCAACAGCAACCGATAATTGTGGTGGTGTGGTTACTGTAACGAACGACGCAACCTTACCAATCACAGTTCAAGGAACTACTGTAGTGACTTGGTCTTACGATGACAGGAACGGAAACGTAAGTACACAAACACAAAACGTGATCATTGATGACGTGACTGCTCCAATTCCAGATGTAGTTACTCTTGATGATGTAGTTGCACAGTGTTCTATAACAACTCTTGCTGCTCCAACGGCTACTGATAACTGTGGTGGAACAGTTGCGGTAACCAATGATGCTGTTTTTCCTATCGAAATGGTAGGAACTACCGTGGTTACATGGACTTATGATGATGGCAATGGTAATACAACCACTCAAACACAAAATATGATAATAGCTGGTAGTGATATTGAAAATGCGACACTAGCTGACGCTACATTTGTTTATGATGGAAGCGTGAGATCACTTGATGTAGAAAACATCCCTGCAGATGCGACAGTGACTTATACCAACAATGATCAAACTGAAGCAGGTACTTACATAGTAACCGCAATAATTACCAGCTCTAGCGCAGATTGCCCACAAGTAATTATTGATGCCGTACTTACGATTGAGCAAGCAGAACAGACGATTACCTTTGATGCTCTGGAAAGAAGACGTCTGTCTACTGATCCAGACTTCCAGTTGAATGCGACAAGTTCATCTGGTCTTGATATAGAATATTCATTTGTTCCTCTTACCAATCCAGCAGCTGCAACGGTTAGTTCTATAGGCTTTGTAAGTCTAGAGGCAGAAGGGTTTGTTGAGATTATTGCAAGTCAATCTGGCGATAACAACTATTTACCAGCAATGCCAGTAGCTCAAGAATTGGAAGTATATCTGTACAGAGAAACCACTATAGAGTCAATTACTATTAATAATGAAACATTCACTAATCCTGATACTGATATTTACTACTTGATCGATTGTGACAACAGTATATCTTCAGTTGATGTAGAAGTAGAAAGCAACACTGGCGCCACCTTCTCCACCGGTGAATCCTTTAGTATTGCCACTCCTGATCCGCGACTTTACCGAAGAGCGATTATAGTAACTGCTGAAAACGGTCGAGATACCAGAACCTTCAATTTGGTAATTGAGAAAAGATTTGTTTTTGACGCCATTGTAGAGCAGAAGTATGGCAACACATTAGTAGTAAACAATAATCCAGCTAATAATGGAGGTTATTCATTTGTGGCTTATCAATGGTTCAAAAACGGTCGACAAGTAGGTACAGATCAATTCTTCTCAGAAGGTGATAATGCTAGTGACCAGCTTGACCCTAATGCTACCTATATGGTGAGAATGACTTTACCTAATGGGGATGTTTTACAAACCTGTGAGTCAACCTTGGATTTAGGAAACACATTCTCTTTCAGGATTCTTCAAAACCCTGTTGTTGAGCAACAATTGAAACTGATGGCTGATTACCCTGAACAGGACTTAATCGATGCACAGTACAATATTTTTGATCAAAATGGTAGACTTGTAAAGTCTGTTGAATCATCCACACGAGAAACAGTGATCAATCTGTCCGATAATTTGCCAGTTGGTGTTTATCGTGTCATCTTGAAATCTAGCCGAATCGATAAATACTTAAATTTCATCAAACAATAA
- a CDS encoding tail fiber protein, giving the protein MKKTLLILAFALFTSFNSFAQQEGFIGEVKLFAGNFAPRGWAFCNGQLLSIAQNQALFSIIGCQYGGDCRTTFALPDLRGRTPVGPGNGPGLSTIQIGQKGGTETETMTALQLPSHTHTAALTTGGIAIPVNTTAGDADEVNPGAGIPANNGEDTYTTGSANGKLGGADIPVTGTITVGNTGGNQAQNNRSPFLGVHYIIALQGVFPSRS; this is encoded by the coding sequence ATGAAAAAAACACTACTCATTCTCGCATTTGCATTATTTACTTCTTTCAACTCTTTTGCACAGCAAGAAGGTTTTATAGGTGAAGTAAAATTATTCGCCGGTAATTTCGCACCTCGCGGTTGGGCGTTCTGCAACGGGCAACTTTTATCAATTGCACAAAACCAGGCCTTATTTTCAATTATAGGTTGTCAATATGGTGGTGATTGCCGTACCACATTTGCCTTGCCAGATCTTAGGGGACGCACGCCTGTAGGACCTGGAAATGGTCCTGGTTTATCTACCATTCAAATAGGGCAAAAAGGAGGAACAGAAACTGAAACGATGACCGCACTCCAATTACCCAGTCATACTCATACAGCTGCACTTACAACAGGTGGTATTGCGATACCCGTAAATACTACTGCAGGAGATGCAGATGAGGTTAATCCAGGTGCAGGTATTCCTGCTAATAATGGGGAAGATACTTACACCACAGGGTCAGCTAATGGTAAATTAGGTGGTGCAGATATTCCAGTAACCGGCACCATAACGGTGGGCAATACAGGTGGTAATCAGGCACAAAATAATCGTAGTCCGTTTTTAGGCGTACATTATATCATTGCCTTGCAAGGAGTCTTCCCTTCTAGAAGTTAA